The Coregonus clupeaformis isolate EN_2021a chromosome 3, ASM2061545v1, whole genome shotgun sequence genome includes a region encoding these proteins:
- the egr1 gene encoding early growth response protein 1: MAATKTEMLNPALQISDALSFTHSHMDNYPKLEDMMMLSSAGTPFLSASAPEGADFGSGEPGEQYDHLTGDTLPDISMNCEKSMGEQSYSTQRLPPISYTGRFTMEPATNSSNSLWAEPLFSLVSGLVAINPPSTSTPSSSASQTGTSSSLSSSISSIAISSQSSGLSCSVHHSENNPIYSAAPTYSSASPDIFSDQGQCFPSPAGGSLQYNPPAYPNGKMCGNSFPVPMIPDYLFPQQQGEISLLPDQKPFQNGSGQPSLTPLSTIKAFATQTGSQDPKRVYQSQVIKPSRMRKYPNRPSKTPPHERPYACPVETCDRRFTRSDELTRHIRIHTGQKPFQCRICMRNFSRSDHLTTHIRTHTGEKPFACEICGRKFARSDERKRHTKIHMRQKDKKAENGGMTGLLAVAAASASAPSPASSYASPITSYPSPVSSYPSPVTSCYSSPIHTSYPSPSIATTYPSVSMSMSTTFQSSMASSFPSSVASIYTSPVPTPLSDMQSTLSPRTIEIC, translated from the exons ATGGCTGCAACCAAGACAGAGATGCTCAATCCAGCCCTGCAGATCTCAGACGCCCTCAGCTTCACCCACTCGCACATGGATAACTATCCCAAGCTGGAGGATATGATGATGTTGAGCTCCGCTGGGACCCCCTTCCTCTCTGCCTCAGCACCCGAGGGAGCAGATTTCGGATCGGGGGAGCCAGGAGAGCAGTATGACCACCTTACTGGAG ATACGTTACCTGATATCTCCATGAACTGTGAGAAGTCGATGGGCGAGCAGAGCTACTCCACCCAGCGGCTGCCTCCCATCTCCTACACCGGCCGCTTCACCATGGAGCCCGCCACCAACAGCAGCAACAGCCTGTGGGCCGAGCCCCTGTTCAGTCTGGTCAGTGGGCTGGTTGCGATCAAccccccctccacctccaccccatcCTCCTCCGCCTCTCAGACCGGCACCTCTTCCTCGTTGTCCTCCTCTATCTCATCCATCGCCATCTCCTCTCAGAGCTCCGGTCTGAGCTGCTCCGTCCACCACAGTGAGAATAACCCCATCTACTCGGCTGCTCCTACCTACTCCAGCGCCAGCCCTGACATATTTTCCGATCAGGGCCAGTGCTTCCCCAGCCCCGCCGGAGGGTCGCTCCAGTACAACCCTCCAGCCTACCCTAACGGGAAGATGTGTGGCAACAGCTTCCCTGTGCCCATGATCCCTGACTACCTCTTCCCCCAGCAGCAGGGGGAGATTAGCCTTCTACCTGATCAGAAGCCCTTCCAGAACGGGTCAGGCCAGCCCTCCCTCACCCCCCTGTCCACCATAAAAGCCTTCGCCACCCAGACAGGCTCCCAAGACCCGAAGCGTGTCTACCAGTCCCAGGTGATCAAGCCCAGCCGCATGCGCAAGTACCCCAACCGGCCCAGCAAGACGCCGCCCCACGAGAGGCCGTATGCCTGCCCCGTGGAGACATGCGACCGCCGTTTCACCCGCTCAGACGAGTTGACACGCCACATCCGCATCCACACAGGCCAGAAGCCCTTCCAGTGCCGTATCTGCATGCGCAACTTCAGCCGCAGCGACCACCTGACCAcgcacatacgcacgcacaccgGTGAGAAGCCCTTCGCCTGCGAGATCTGTGGACGCAAGTTTGCCCGCAGCGACGAGAGGAAGAGGCACACCAAGATCCACATGAGGCAGAAGGACAAGAAGGCGGAAAACGGTGGGATGACTGGGTTGTTGGCTGTAGCAGCAGCTTCAGCATCAGCCCCTTCCCCTGCCTCTAGTTACGCCTCTCCCATCACCTCCTACCCCTCCCCGGTCTCCTCCTACCCCTCCCCAGTCACATCCTGCTACTCCTCTCCCATCCACACCTcgtacccctctccctccatcgccACCACCTACCCCTCTGTCTCCATGTCCATGTCCACTACCTTTCAGTCCTCCATGgcatcctccttcccctcctccgtAGCCTCCATCTACACCTCTCCGGTCCCCACCCCGCTATCAGACATGCAGTCCACACTCTCCCCAAGGACAATCGAGATCTGctaa